In the genome of Ornithorhynchus anatinus isolate Pmale09 chromosome 9, mOrnAna1.pri.v4, whole genome shotgun sequence, one region contains:
- the CCT4 gene encoding T-complex protein 1 subunit delta, translating into MPENAAPRSGAAGAGGRGKGAYQDRDKPAQIRFSNISAAKAVADAIRTSLGPKGMDKMIQDGKGDVTITNDGATILKQMQVLHPAARMLVELSKAQDIEAGDGTTSVVIIAGSLLDSCTKLLQKGIHPTIISESFQKAVDKGVEILTKMAQPVELSDRETLLNSATTSLNSKVVSQYSSLLSPMSVDAVMKVIDPTTATGVDLRDIKIVKKLGGTIDDCELVEGLVLTQKVANTGVTRVEKAKIGLIQFCLSAPKTDMENQIVVSDYAQMDRVLREERAYILNLVKQIKKTGCNVLLIQKSILRDALSDLALHFLNKMKIMVVKDIEREDIEFICKTIGTKPVAHIDQFTAEMLGSAEVAEEVSLNGSGKLLKITGCASPGKTVTIVVRGSNKLVIEEAERSIHDALCVIRCLVKKRALIAGGGAPEIELALRLTEYSRTLSGMESYCVRAFADAMEVIPSTLAENAGLNPISTVTELRNRHAQGEKTAGINVRKGGISNILEELVVQPLLVSVSALTLATETVRSILKIDDVVNTR; encoded by the exons ATGCCGGAGAACGCGGCCCCCCGCagcggggccgccggggccgggggccgcggcaaAGGGGCCTACCAGGACCGGGATAAACCCGCCCAGATCCGCTTCAGCAACATCTCGGCCGCCAAAG CGGTTGCTGATGCTATTAGAACAAGCCTTGGACCAAAAGGAATGGATAAAATG ATTCAAGATGGAAAAGGAGATGTAACCATTACAAATGATGGAGCCACTATTCTAAAACAAATGCAAGTCTTGCACCCAGCAGCCAGAATG CTGGTGGAGCTGTCCAAAGCACAAGATATTGAAGCGGGTGATGGCACTACATCTGTTGTGATTATTGCTGGGTCTCTGTTGGACTCCTGTACCAAACTTCTTCAAAAGG GGATACACCCAACCATCATTTCAGAGTCATTCCAGAAGGCTGTGGATAAGGGTGTTGAAATCTTAACTAAAATGGCCCAACCTGTGGAACTGAGTGATAGAGAGACTTTGTTAAACAGTGCAACCACGTCCCTGAACTCAAAG GTTGTATCTCAGTACTCAAGCCTACTTTCTCCGATGAGCGTAGATGCAGTGATGAAGGTGATCGACCCAACCACGGCTACGGGTGTAGATCTTCGAGACATTAAAATAGTTAAAAAGCTTGG AGGTACTATTGACGATTGCGAATTGGTAGAAGGCTTGGTCCTCACGCAGAAAGTGGCAAATACTGGTGTGACCAGAGTTGAAAAAGCCAAGATTGGTCTTATTCAGTTTTGCTTGTCCGCTCCAAAAACAGAT ATGGAAAATCAAATTGTTGTTTCTGACTATGCTCAGATGGACAGAGTTTTGCGCGAAGAGAGAGCCTATATCCTAAACTTGGTGAAGCAAATCAAGAAAACTGGATGTAACGTGCTTCTAATACAGAAGTCTATTCTCAG agATGCTCTGAGTGATCTTGCTTTGCATTTTCTGAACAAAATGAAGATAATGGTGGTCAAAGATATTGAAAGAGAAGACATTGAATTTATTTGTAAG ACCATTGGAACCAAACCAGTTGCTCACATTGACCAATTTACTGCTGAAATGCTGGGCTCTGCAGAGGTAGCAGAGGAAGTCAGCTTAAATGGCTCAGGCAAGCTGCTTAAG ATTACAGGTTGTGCAAGTCCTGGGAAAACAGTTACAATTGTGGTTCGTGGATCTAACAAATTGGTGATCGAAGAAGCTGAGCGCTCAATTCACGATGCTCTGTGTGTCATTCGCTGTCTAGTGAAAAAGAG AGCTCTGATTGCAGGAGGTGGTGCTCCAGAGATAGAGTTGGCCTTGCGTTTAACTGAATATTCCCGCACTTTGAGTGGCATGGAGTCCTACTGTGTACGTGCTTTTGCAGATGCCATGGAAGTTATTCCCTCTACGTTGGCTGAAAATGCAGGCCTTAATCCCATTTCCACTGTAACAGAACTAAGAAACAGACATGCGCAAGGAGAGAAAACTGCAGGCATTAATGTTCGAAAG GGTGGAATTTCCAACATTTTGGAGGAGTTGGTGGTCCAGCCCTTGTTGGTCTCTGTCAGTGCTCTGACCTTGGCTACCGAAACAGTCCGCAGTATTCTCAAGATTGACGATGTG GTGAACACTCGATAA
- the FAM161A gene encoding protein FAM161A isoform X2, translating into MDEAPRAPVALRARDPARKTQEEEEEEQEQNDSDTDLSVVDQQSSQQNKKCEDLLDFSEMCRSNQEYFLKLEELKSAHVATMAKLETMYQNKLHLKGVLPGANGNTLSSMHRPLWEESSFQPPSLYHSLWELDFSQTSSSESENELLYQEEGDNNNEVNFLASPKEQIRNMWDDFNVEDYAPSDSHHVQKLQKPKRKPKKWVPKITVPQPFQMTIREERKKEQRVTAKAEAERANTLLRKQEEEAEAAECQKKFRANPIPAFVFLPLYQELLERNEERRRFVKEKSKEILLASQKPFDFVVREEQKKEFQRLQAKVPSKSKTKVKLFKARPVPKSVYGSAISDRIKEEELYRESRIRMRSQELLQNASLPRSMLVQSSPSKRKYRHTEERTELKYKPKVNCRVPDFETLHQKFQKQVLKQKHLKPTTVCEPFDLRTLRIPSNRGRILKDIQADEENLKETRWPYLSPRCKSRMRRSSASPQLGETDEPEPPRTNESSRRRQDAIRKHEKERMKEYLQELEEIDEKLKRRPLLFERIAQENARIAAEKHYSTTLRELGLCDEFVANKGQSTRPSELFRGQEFESSTEDTER; encoded by the exons ATGGACGAGGCTCCCCGAGCCCCCGTCGCCCTGCGCGCGCGGGATCCCGCCCGGAAAacgcaggaggaagaagaggaggagcaggagcag aatgATTCCGACACTGACTTGTCTGTGGTGGACCAACAAAGCTCTCAGCAAAACAAGAAATGTGAGGACCTCCTGGATTTTTCTGAAATGTGCCGCTCCAACCAGGAATATTTCCTGAAGCTAGAAGAACTAAAGTCTGCTCATGTGGCGACCATGGCCAAACTGGAGACAATGTAtcaaaataaattgcatttaaaaGGAGTGCTTCCAGGGGCCAATGGAAATACTCTGTCTAGTATGCATAG aCCATTGTGGGAAGAGAGCTCATTTCAACCTCCCAGTTTGTATCATTCACTTTGGGAGCTTGACTTCAGCCAAACTTCCTCCAGTGAGTCTGAAAATGAATTGCTCTACCAAGAAGAAggtgataacaataatgaggTCAACTTTTTGGCTTCTCCTAAGGAGCAGATCAGAAATATGTGGGATGATTTCAATGTAGAAGACTATGCCCCCTCTGACAGTCATCACGTGCAAAAACTCCAAAAGCCAAAGAGGAAGCCAAAGAAATGGGTGCCAAAGATTACAGTGCCACAACCTTTTCAAATGACAATccgagaagagaggaaaaaagagcagCGGGTCACAGCTAAGGCAGAAGCCGAAAGGGCCAATACCTTGTTGCgaaaacaagaagaagaagcagaagcagccgaGTGTCAGAAGAAATTCCGAGCCAATCCCATTCCTGCATTTGTCTTCCTCCCACTCTATCAGGAATTATTAGAGCGAAATGAAGAACGCCGGAGGTTCGTTAAGGAGAAGAGTAAAGAAATCCTTTTGGCCTCCCAAAAACCTTTTGATTTCGTAGTAAGGGAAGAACAAAAAAAAGAATTCCAGAGATTGCAGGCAAAAGTCCCCTCGAAGTCTAAAACCAAAGTAAAGTTGTTTAAAGCCAGACCTGTACCTAAGTCTGTTTACGGTTCAGCCATCAGTGATCGGATCAAAGAGGAAGAGCTTTATAGGGAAAGTAGGATCCGGATGAGATCCCAGGAGCTTTTACAAAATGCATCACTTCCCCGCAGTATGCTGGTTCAGAGCTCTCCCTCTAAGAGGAAGTACAGACACACTGAAGAAAGGACAGAGTTGAAGTATAAACCTAAGGTCAACTGCCGGGTGCCGGACTTTGAAACCCTTCACCAAAAATTTCAGAAGCAAGTTTTGAAACAGAAACATCTAAAACCCACTACGGTCTGTGAACCGTTTGATCTTCGAACTTTACGAATCCCATCTAATAGAGGGAGAATTTTGAAAGACATCCaagcagatgaggaaaatttgAAGGAAACCCGCTGGCCATATCTCTCTCCAAGGTGCAAGTCACGAATGAGACGCTCGAGTGCGAGTCCTCAGCTGGGGGAGACTGATGAACCTGAACCTCCGAGAACTAATGAATCTTCAAGAAGACGCCAAGACGCCATTAG AAAACAtgagaaggagagaatgaaggaaTACTTGCAGGAACTGGAAGAAATAGATGAGAAATTGAAGAGGAGGCCCCTGCTCTTTGAAAGAATTGCTCAG GAAAATGCAAGAATTGCAGCAGAAAAGCATTATTCTACCACCCTCCGAGAACTCGGGCTCTGTGATGAGTTTGTGGCAAATAAGGGCCAAAGTACAAGACCATCAGAACTCTTCAGAGGGCAGGAGTTTGAAAGCAGCACTGAAGATACAGAAAGGTAA
- the FAM161A gene encoding protein FAM161A isoform X1 — MDEAPRAPVALRARDPARKTQEEEEEEQEQNDSDTDLSVVDQQSSQQNKKCEDLLDFSEMCRSNQEYFLKLEELKSAHVATMAKLETMYQNKLHLKGVLPGANGNTLSSMHRPLWEESSFQPPSLYHSLWELDFSQTSSSESENELLYQEEGDNNNEVNFLASPKEQIRNMWDDFNVEDYAPSDSHHVQKLQKPKRKPKKWVPKITVPQPFQMTIREERKKEQRVTAKAEAERANTLLRKQEEEAEAAECQKKFRANPIPAFVFLPLYQELLERNEERRRFVKEKSKEILLASQKPFDFVVREEQKKEFQRLQAKVPSKSKTKVKLFKARPVPKSVYGSAISDRIKEEELYRESRIRMRSQELLQNASLPRSMLVQSSPSKRKYRHTEERTELKYKPKVNCRVPDFETLHQKFQKQVLKQKHLKPTTVCEPFDLRTLRIPSNRGRILKDIQADEENLKETRWPYLSPRCKSRMRRSSASPQLGETDEPEPPRTNESSRRRQDAIRKHEKERMKEYLQELEEIDEKLKRRPLLFERIAQENARIAAEKHYSTTLRELGLCDEFVANKGQSTRPSELFRGQEFESSTEDTESLRDSEKQELWKENCESDLDNQDTQTSG, encoded by the exons ATGGACGAGGCTCCCCGAGCCCCCGTCGCCCTGCGCGCGCGGGATCCCGCCCGGAAAacgcaggaggaagaagaggaggagcaggagcag aatgATTCCGACACTGACTTGTCTGTGGTGGACCAACAAAGCTCTCAGCAAAACAAGAAATGTGAGGACCTCCTGGATTTTTCTGAAATGTGCCGCTCCAACCAGGAATATTTCCTGAAGCTAGAAGAACTAAAGTCTGCTCATGTGGCGACCATGGCCAAACTGGAGACAATGTAtcaaaataaattgcatttaaaaGGAGTGCTTCCAGGGGCCAATGGAAATACTCTGTCTAGTATGCATAG aCCATTGTGGGAAGAGAGCTCATTTCAACCTCCCAGTTTGTATCATTCACTTTGGGAGCTTGACTTCAGCCAAACTTCCTCCAGTGAGTCTGAAAATGAATTGCTCTACCAAGAAGAAggtgataacaataatgaggTCAACTTTTTGGCTTCTCCTAAGGAGCAGATCAGAAATATGTGGGATGATTTCAATGTAGAAGACTATGCCCCCTCTGACAGTCATCACGTGCAAAAACTCCAAAAGCCAAAGAGGAAGCCAAAGAAATGGGTGCCAAAGATTACAGTGCCACAACCTTTTCAAATGACAATccgagaagagaggaaaaaagagcagCGGGTCACAGCTAAGGCAGAAGCCGAAAGGGCCAATACCTTGTTGCgaaaacaagaagaagaagcagaagcagccgaGTGTCAGAAGAAATTCCGAGCCAATCCCATTCCTGCATTTGTCTTCCTCCCACTCTATCAGGAATTATTAGAGCGAAATGAAGAACGCCGGAGGTTCGTTAAGGAGAAGAGTAAAGAAATCCTTTTGGCCTCCCAAAAACCTTTTGATTTCGTAGTAAGGGAAGAACAAAAAAAAGAATTCCAGAGATTGCAGGCAAAAGTCCCCTCGAAGTCTAAAACCAAAGTAAAGTTGTTTAAAGCCAGACCTGTACCTAAGTCTGTTTACGGTTCAGCCATCAGTGATCGGATCAAAGAGGAAGAGCTTTATAGGGAAAGTAGGATCCGGATGAGATCCCAGGAGCTTTTACAAAATGCATCACTTCCCCGCAGTATGCTGGTTCAGAGCTCTCCCTCTAAGAGGAAGTACAGACACACTGAAGAAAGGACAGAGTTGAAGTATAAACCTAAGGTCAACTGCCGGGTGCCGGACTTTGAAACCCTTCACCAAAAATTTCAGAAGCAAGTTTTGAAACAGAAACATCTAAAACCCACTACGGTCTGTGAACCGTTTGATCTTCGAACTTTACGAATCCCATCTAATAGAGGGAGAATTTTGAAAGACATCCaagcagatgaggaaaatttgAAGGAAACCCGCTGGCCATATCTCTCTCCAAGGTGCAAGTCACGAATGAGACGCTCGAGTGCGAGTCCTCAGCTGGGGGAGACTGATGAACCTGAACCTCCGAGAACTAATGAATCTTCAAGAAGACGCCAAGACGCCATTAG AAAACAtgagaaggagagaatgaaggaaTACTTGCAGGAACTGGAAGAAATAGATGAGAAATTGAAGAGGAGGCCCCTGCTCTTTGAAAGAATTGCTCAG GAAAATGCAAGAATTGCAGCAGAAAAGCATTATTCTACCACCCTCCGAGAACTCGGGCTCTGTGATGAGTTTGTGGCAAATAAGGGCCAAAGTACAAGACCATCAGAACTCTTCAGAGGGCAGGAGTTTGAAAGCAGCACTGAAGATACAGAAAG CCTTAGGGATTCGGAGAAACAAGAACTCTGGAAAGAAAACTGTGAAAGTGATCTTGACAACCAGGATACGCAAACATCAGGATAA